From a single Miscanthus floridulus cultivar M001 chromosome 8, ASM1932011v1, whole genome shotgun sequence genomic region:
- the LOC136474825 gene encoding probable galacturonosyltransferase 9, protein MAGARASARRRAALAAVITLILLASVSFLLSATATSSASAAANSPGSRLAIVQRHVEDHAAVLAAYTAHARHLSAASASQTDAFLSISSRLSALAARLSLSTVGALEKEIKAQVKRARSLAGGAKEAFDTQSKIQKLSDTVFAVGQQLLRARRAGVLNSRIAAWSTPKSLHCLAMRLLEARLANASAVPDEPPVPPPQLADPSLYHYAIFSDNVLAVSVVVASAARAAAEPSRHVFHVVAAPMYLPAFRVWFARLPPPLGAHVQLLSVSDFPFLNANYSPVLRQIEDGNRDVALLDYLRFYLPEMFPALRRVVLLEDDVVVQRDLAELWRVDMGANVNAALHTCFGGFRRYGKYLNFSEPVVQESFSHRACAWSYGVNVFDLQAWRREQCTEQFHRFMEMNENGTLWDPTSVLPVGLMTFYGKTKPLDKSWHVMGLGYNPHIRPEDIGGAAVIHFNGNMKPWLDVAFNQYKHLWTKYVDTEMEFLTLCNFGL, encoded by the exons atggccggcgcCCGGGCCTCGGCACGTCGTCGCGCGGCGCTCGCGGCCGTCATCACCCTGATCCTCCTCGCCTCCGTGTCGTTCCTCCTGTCCGCCACCGCCACCAGCTCTGCTTCTGCCGCCGCGAACTCCCCGGGCTCGCGCCTTGCGATCGTCCAACGCCACGTCGAGGACCACGCGGCCGTCCTGGCGGCCTACACGGCGCACGCACGCCACCTCAGCGCGGCGTCGGCCTCCCAGACGGACGCCTTCCTCTCCATCTCCTCGCGCCTCTCCGCGCTCGCCGCCCGCCTCTCGCTCTCCACCGTGGGGGCCCTGGAGAAGGAGATCAAGGCCCAGGTGAAGCGCGCGCGCTCCCTCGCCGGCGGCGCCAAGGAGGCGTTCGACACGCAGTCCAAGATCCAGAAGCTCTCCGACACCGTCTTCGCCGTGGGGCAGCAGCTcctccgcgcccgccgcgcgGGCGTGCTCAACTCCCGCATCGCCGCGTGGTCCACGCCCAAGTCGCTCCACTGCCTCGCCATGCGCCTCCTCGAGGCCCGCCTCGCCAACGCCTCCGCGGTCCCCGACGAACCCCCCGTCCCGCCGCCGCAGCTCGCCGACCCGTCGCTCTACCACTACGCCATCTTCTCCGACAACGTGCTCGCCGTCTCCGTCGTGGTGGCCTCCGCGGCGCGCGCGGCCGCCGAGCCGTCGCGCCACGTCTTCCACGTGGTCGCGGCGCCCATGTACCTCCCGGCCTTCCGCGTCTGGTTCGCGCGCCTCCCGCCGCCGCTGGGCGCGCACGTGCAGCTCCTGTCCGTCTCCGACTTCCCGTTCCTGAACGCGAACTATTCGCCGGTACTCAGGCAGATCGAGGACGGGAACAGGGACGTGGCGCTGCTGGACTACCTGCGGTTCTACCTCCCGGAGATGTTCCCGGCGCTGCGGAGGGTGGTGCTCCTGGAGGACGACGTGGTGGTGCAGAGGGACCTGGCGGAGCTGTGGCGCGTCGACATGGGCGCCAACGTGAACGCCGCTCTGCACACCTGCTTCGGAGGCTTCCGGCGGTACGGCAAGTACCTCAACTTCTCGGAACCCGTCGTGCAGGAGAGCTTCAGCCACCGCGCCTGCGCCTGGTCCTACGGCGTCAACGTGTTCGACCTCCAGGCGTGGCGCCGGGAGCAATGCACCGAGCAGTTCCACCGATTCATGGAAATG AACGAGAACGGCACGCTCTGGGATCCGACGTCCGTGcttccagtcgggctcatgacaTTCTACGGCAAAACGAAGCCGCTGGACAAGTCATGGCACGTGATGGGGCTCGGCTACAACCCACACATCAGACCCGAGGACATCGGTGGAGCAGCGGTGATACACTTCAACGGTAACATGAAGCCATGGCTGGACGTCGCCTTCAACCAGTACAAGCATCTCTGGACCAAGTATGTCGACACTGAGATGGAATTTCTGACGCTCTGCAACTTTGGCCTCTGA